One region of Jonesiaceae bacterium BS-20 genomic DNA includes:
- the folP gene encoding dihydropteroate synthase has translation MLHPEPLPTHLTQLDRTLVMGVVNVTPDSFSDGGNWFDASTAIDHAHELLEAGADILDVGGESTRPGAPRVDEAEELRRVIPVISELAASGAVLSIDTTRASVARAAADAGVHIINDVSGGLADKEMARVAAQTGLVFVAMHWRGHATDMDYLETYTDVFSDVSRELLSRVDNLLGAGVQPHQIVLDPGLGFSKVGANNWPLLQHTADLVALGFPLLVGASRKRFLGHLLADADGVPAPPQQRDHATAAISALAAGAGAWCVRVHDVAPSAAAVRVAAAWRQA, from the coding sequence ATGCTCCACCCAGAGCCCTTGCCAACGCATCTGACCCAGCTGGACCGTACCTTAGTCATGGGCGTTGTTAACGTGACTCCGGATTCGTTCTCGGACGGTGGGAACTGGTTCGATGCTTCGACAGCTATAGACCACGCGCACGAACTGTTAGAGGCTGGCGCGGATATTCTCGATGTCGGTGGCGAGTCTACTCGTCCCGGTGCGCCCCGCGTGGATGAGGCTGAGGAACTGCGCCGAGTTATTCCGGTTATTTCTGAACTAGCGGCTTCCGGTGCGGTGCTCTCGATCGACACCACCCGCGCAAGTGTGGCTCGGGCGGCTGCCGATGCCGGTGTGCACATCATCAATGATGTTTCCGGTGGTCTAGCTGACAAGGAAATGGCAAGGGTAGCTGCCCAGACCGGTTTGGTGTTTGTGGCCATGCACTGGCGTGGGCATGCTACCGATATGGACTACCTCGAAACCTATACTGACGTCTTTTCTGACGTCAGTAGGGAACTATTATCACGGGTAGATAATCTGCTCGGCGCCGGGGTGCAACCCCATCAGATAGTCCTAGATCCGGGCTTGGGTTTCTCCAAAGTTGGCGCCAATAACTGGCCGCTTCTGCAACATACGGCGGATCTGGTGGCTCTTGGGTTTCCGCTCTTGGTGGGAGCGTCACGCAAACGATTCCTTGGTCACTTGCTGGCTGATGCTGATGGAGTTCCCGCTCCGCCGCAACAACGCGACCATGCAACTGCCGCAATTTCTGCATTGGCAGCGGGAGCGGGTGCGTGGTGTGTGCGAGTTCATGATGTTGCTCCGAGTGCCGCCGCAGTGCGAGTTGCGGCTGCCTGGCGACAGGCTTAA
- the ftsH gene encoding ATP-dependent zinc metalloprotease FtsH, which translates to MEKKRFLSGPMIWVILGVVLLGLAASTLFAPKVSRIDTSVGLELLKGDTVTQALIVDGDQRVRLTLSEDLKIKEKDLGKSVEFYYVAPQGETVVKTVAAADLKDGYNSEIAKVSFFMSLLQIMIPFLIIGVLFFFLMSRMQGGGNKVMGFGKSKAKLAAKDMPQVRFSDVAGAEEAVEELREIQEFLAEPAKFQAVGAKIPRGVLLYGPPGTGKTLLARAVAGEAGVPFFSISGSDFVEMFVGVGASRVRDLFTQAKENSPAIIFVDEIDAVGRHRGSGMGGGHDEREQTLNQLLVEMDGFDVKTNVILIAATNRPDILDPALLRPGRFDRQISVDPPDLKGREAILAVHAKGKPMVGDIDLNSIAKRTPGFSGADLANVLNEAALLTARSNAQLIDDRALDEAIDRVIAGPQKRTRLMNAFELKNTAYHEGGHALVAAAMHHTDPVTKVTILPRGRALGYTMVMPTEDRYSKTRNELLDEMAYAMGGRVAEELVFKDPTTGASNDIEKASETAYKMVTKYGMSARVGTIDVSGGAGEPVFGYGQGGGGRAISPEVANAIDAEVRALLDNANREAWEVLTQYRHVLDHLVAELLEKETLNEAELAKIFEPVVRRPLRPVWHSSDERPLGDAPGPIDTPAGAPAGTADTHTGIVVGPHESENDLDAVEHDTTAQDPKGNA; encoded by the coding sequence ATGGAAAAGAAGCGCTTTCTAAGTGGACCCATGATTTGGGTCATCCTGGGCGTGGTCCTGCTGGGCCTAGCCGCATCAACCCTGTTCGCACCGAAGGTATCCCGCATTGATACCTCGGTAGGCCTGGAACTCTTGAAGGGTGACACCGTCACTCAAGCGCTCATAGTTGACGGTGACCAACGCGTCCGCCTGACTTTGAGCGAAGACCTGAAAATCAAGGAAAAGGACCTCGGTAAGTCGGTCGAGTTCTACTACGTTGCTCCCCAGGGGGAGACGGTAGTTAAGACTGTTGCTGCAGCGGACCTCAAGGACGGCTACAACTCCGAGATCGCCAAGGTCAGCTTCTTCATGTCGCTGCTCCAGATCATGATTCCGTTCCTGATCATTGGTGTGCTGTTCTTCTTCCTCATGTCCCGTATGCAAGGTGGCGGAAACAAGGTCATGGGCTTTGGTAAGTCCAAGGCTAAGTTGGCCGCCAAGGACATGCCCCAGGTTCGTTTTTCTGATGTGGCCGGAGCCGAAGAGGCTGTTGAAGAACTCCGTGAAATTCAAGAGTTCCTAGCCGAACCAGCTAAGTTCCAAGCCGTTGGCGCAAAAATCCCACGCGGTGTTTTGTTGTACGGTCCTCCCGGAACAGGTAAGACCCTGCTAGCCCGTGCGGTAGCGGGTGAGGCTGGCGTTCCATTCTTCTCCATTTCCGGTTCCGACTTTGTGGAAATGTTTGTTGGTGTTGGAGCTTCACGTGTCCGTGACCTGTTTACCCAGGCCAAGGAAAACTCCCCGGCGATCATCTTCGTTGATGAGATCGACGCCGTGGGACGTCACCGTGGTTCCGGTATGGGCGGTGGGCATGACGAACGTGAGCAGACTCTGAACCAGTTGTTGGTTGAGATGGACGGCTTTGACGTTAAGACCAACGTAATCTTGATTGCTGCGACCAACCGCCCGGACATTTTGGACCCTGCGCTCTTGCGTCCGGGCCGCTTTGACCGGCAGATCTCGGTCGATCCACCGGACCTCAAGGGCCGCGAAGCGATTCTTGCAGTGCACGCCAAGGGCAAGCCGATGGTGGGCGACATCGATCTGAACTCGATCGCAAAGCGCACCCCCGGATTCTCCGGTGCTGATCTTGCGAACGTCTTGAATGAGGCCGCGTTGTTGACCGCACGGTCCAACGCGCAACTCATTGACGATCGCGCACTCGATGAAGCAATTGACCGCGTGATCGCCGGACCGCAGAAGCGGACCCGGTTGATGAACGCATTTGAACTGAAAAACACGGCGTACCACGAGGGCGGGCACGCACTGGTTGCCGCTGCTATGCACCACACTGACCCCGTCACCAAGGTGACCATCCTTCCACGTGGTCGCGCCCTGGGGTACACCATGGTCATGCCGACCGAGGATCGTTACTCCAAGACCCGCAACGAGCTGCTCGATGAAATGGCGTATGCCATGGGTGGGCGCGTAGCGGAAGAACTCGTATTCAAGGACCCCACAACGGGAGCCTCAAACGATATTGAGAAGGCATCGGAAACTGCTTACAAGATGGTCACCAAGTACGGCATGAGCGCACGGGTGGGCACCATAGATGTTTCCGGTGGCGCCGGTGAACCCGTGTTTGGCTACGGCCAAGGCGGGGGTGGACGTGCGATCTCACCCGAGGTTGCCAACGCAATTGACGCTGAGGTTCGCGCCCTGCTAGACAACGCAAACCGCGAGGCTTGGGAAGTTCTGACGCAATACCGTCACGTTCTGGACCACCTGGTTGCCGAGCTACTCGAGAAGGAAACCCTGAACGAGGCCGAGCTCGCCAAGATCTTTGAGCCGGTTGTGCGCCGCCCACTGCGTCCGGTTTGGCACTCCTCAGATGAACGACCATTGGGTGACGCTCCGGGGCCAATCGACACCCCAGCTGGTGCTCCCGCGGGAACCGCAGACACCCACACGGGAATTGTGGTTGGGCCACACGAAAGCGAAAATGACCTAGACGCGGTCGAGCATGACACCACCGCGCAGGATCCTAAGGGCAACGCATGA
- a CDS encoding inorganic diphosphatase encodes MEFDVTIEIPKGQRNKYEVDHKTGRIRLDRMLFTSTRYPDDYGFIEGTLGEDGDPLDALVLLEEPTFPGCLIRCRALGMFRMRDEAGGDDKVLCVPTADQRAAWRQDIDDVSDFHRLEVQHFFEVYKDLEPGKSVEGAHWVGKDEAEAEIARSFQRAKDSGYYDPEYPGPIM; translated from the coding sequence GTGGAATTCGACGTCACTATCGAGATTCCTAAGGGTCAGCGTAATAAGTACGAGGTTGACCACAAGACCGGCCGGATCCGCTTGGACCGAATGCTCTTTACCTCAACGCGTTATCCAGACGACTACGGCTTCATTGAGGGCACCCTCGGTGAAGACGGCGACCCTTTGGACGCTCTTGTCCTGCTTGAAGAACCAACATTCCCGGGCTGTCTGATCCGCTGCCGGGCGCTTGGTATGTTCCGTATGCGCGATGAAGCGGGCGGAGATGACAAGGTCTTGTGCGTCCCAACCGCGGACCAGCGCGCAGCTTGGCGTCAGGACATCGATGATGTCTCTGATTTCCACCGTCTTGAAGTTCAGCACTTCTTTGAGGTCTACAAGGACCTCGAGCCCGGTAAGTCCGTTGAGGGCGCGCACTGGGTTGGCAAGGATGAGGCTGAGGCTGAGATCGCTCGCTCATTCCAGCGTGCCAAGGATTCCGGCTACTACGACCCGGAATACCCGGGCCCAATTATGTAA
- the tilS gene encoding tRNA lysidine(34) synthetase TilS, whose product MSLPPYPVRAARQAMLEALEDIEPGSTVVVACSGGADSMALVSTLAYVGPRSGWRTGAVLIDHGMQDGSAEVTARAAQACRDLGMHLVESRRIEVASGSGSGGPEGAARRGRYQALNAVAGEIEADVILLGHTLDDQAETVLLGLGRGSGARSLSGMRATIGAFRRPFLTLTREHTEEICRHERIDFWVDPTNELSDASAPLRSQVRLRLLPLMEEILGPGIAQTLARTGELLHQDAQALEELSTELLGSAKLPNGANRGDDCVTLNLGVLAASPRAVRTRTLRAAALAAGAPAGSVTYRHIVEIDRLLSDWHGQGPVYLPLGFTVSRERDTIVFLPR is encoded by the coding sequence ATGAGTTTGCCCCCGTATCCTGTTCGAGCGGCCCGGCAAGCGATGCTCGAAGCTTTGGAAGACATCGAGCCTGGATCGACCGTTGTCGTTGCCTGTTCGGGGGGCGCGGACTCGATGGCTCTGGTGAGCACCTTGGCGTACGTGGGCCCGCGCTCGGGTTGGCGTACCGGGGCGGTGTTGATTGATCATGGAATGCAAGATGGCAGCGCCGAGGTAACCGCACGAGCCGCTCAGGCATGCAGGGACTTAGGAATGCATCTTGTTGAATCTCGCCGCATCGAAGTTGCCAGCGGCTCGGGTTCCGGTGGCCCCGAGGGAGCCGCGCGGCGGGGGCGGTATCAAGCACTCAACGCGGTCGCCGGTGAAATTGAGGCGGATGTAATCCTGTTGGGGCACACCTTGGATGATCAGGCGGAGACGGTTCTTCTCGGTCTGGGACGAGGCTCGGGAGCCCGGTCGCTGTCAGGCATGCGGGCAACGATTGGAGCATTCCGGCGTCCCTTCTTAACCCTGACCCGCGAACACACGGAAGAGATCTGTCGCCACGAGAGGATCGACTTTTGGGTTGATCCAACTAATGAGCTTTCCGATGCTTCAGCGCCGTTGCGTTCTCAGGTGCGGCTGCGTTTGCTGCCGTTGATGGAGGAAATATTGGGGCCCGGAATTGCTCAGACGCTTGCGCGTACCGGTGAGCTTTTGCATCAGGACGCCCAGGCGCTCGAGGAACTGAGCACTGAACTTCTTGGCAGCGCCAAATTGCCTAATGGTGCTAATCGCGGTGATGATTGCGTCACACTGAACTTGGGTGTGCTCGCGGCCTCGCCAAGGGCGGTTCGTACGCGAACACTGCGTGCCGCGGCACTTGCAGCGGGCGCACCGGCAGGGTCGGTGACCTACCGTCATATTGTTGAAATAGATCGGTTGCTGTCAGACTGGCACGGTCAGGGTCCCGTGTATCTACCCTTGGGGTTCACCGTGTCCCGGGAACGAGACACCATAGTATTTCTTCCAAGGTAG
- the hpt gene encoding hypoxanthine phosphoribosyltransferase, whose translation MGSAKPNDIQHVLLTEQQIADKLDEMAKQIDQDYAGKEILLVGVLKGAVMVMADLSRRMQHREVAMDWMAVSSYGSGTKSSGVVRILKDLDADLSGVHVLIVEDIIDSGLTLSWLMSNLRSRGCASLEVAAMLRKPDAAKVDVPVKYIGFDIPNEFVVGYGLDYDEKYRTLPYVGTLAPHVYEQ comes from the coding sequence GTGGGTTCTGCAAAACCAAACGACATCCAACATGTTCTGCTAACGGAACAGCAGATTGCTGACAAGCTCGATGAAATGGCCAAGCAGATTGACCAGGACTACGCAGGCAAGGAAATTCTTCTTGTCGGTGTCCTTAAGGGGGCAGTCATGGTGATGGCCGACCTCTCTAGGCGCATGCAGCACAGAGAAGTTGCCATGGACTGGATGGCTGTTTCGTCATACGGTTCGGGAACCAAGTCTTCCGGTGTTGTTCGAATCTTGAAAGACCTTGATGCTGATCTATCCGGCGTTCACGTGCTCATTGTCGAAGACATCATTGACTCCGGTCTGACCCTGTCTTGGCTCATGTCCAACCTGCGTTCGCGCGGTTGTGCATCGCTTGAAGTAGCTGCCATGCTGCGTAAGCCCGATGCGGCCAAGGTTGATGTTCCAGTGAAGTACATTGGTTTTGATATTCCAAACGAATTCGTGGTTGGCTACGGCCTGGACTATGACGAGAAGTACCGCACGCTGCCTTACGTGGGAACCCTAGCCCCCCACGTGTACGAGCAGTAA
- a CDS encoding GlcNAc-transferase family protein, with amino-acid sequence MLRTTPVDWNRGQGLGWAKRLTDNLYRDETLALQIDSHSVFETNWDTNLIAQRNEKDDPRAVLSSYPPAFSFDTHGEVQFATYLPNEVAIKEFVEPGVPKFYGRPTGNFTSPVPFVAGGMQFGPGSTPTNAFGMAKKLDDSATLEVGAEIAAVNGKEIDWGVEPIIRKGDTLTYHVLMTRGQAAANFTTEADLTDVLDDTTPLNLEVIRPSSVKSKEHP; translated from the coding sequence GTGCTTCGCACCACCCCGGTGGATTGGAACAGAGGTCAGGGGCTCGGTTGGGCAAAGCGGCTAACGGATAATCTGTACCGCGATGAGACCTTAGCGCTCCAAATTGACTCCCACAGTGTGTTTGAGACCAATTGGGACACCAACCTAATTGCCCAGCGGAACGAGAAAGACGATCCCCGGGCAGTATTGTCCTCGTACCCGCCCGCGTTCTCTTTTGACACACACGGCGAGGTCCAATTTGCTACATACCTGCCCAATGAGGTGGCCATCAAAGAGTTTGTGGAGCCGGGAGTCCCAAAGTTTTATGGCAGGCCAACGGGTAACTTTACTAGCCCCGTACCTTTTGTGGCAGGGGGAATGCAGTTTGGTCCGGGCAGTACACCCACGAACGCCTTTGGCATGGCCAAGAAACTCGATGATTCTGCAACGCTCGAGGTGGGAGCAGAGATTGCGGCGGTTAATGGCAAAGAAATCGACTGGGGCGTGGAACCAATCATCCGCAAAGGGGACACCTTGACTTACCACGTCTTGATGACGCGTGGGCAGGCAGCGGCAAACTTTACCACCGAGGCTGACCTTACGGACGTGCTGGATGACACCACCCCACTCAATCTGGAGGTTATACGCCCCTCTTCGGTGAAGTCCAAAGAGCATCCATAA
- a CDS encoding zinc-dependent metalloprotease, producing MSDVPTDKSAEWEDAARLAGRIVQPGPDVSKAKAIETVEVLRSSAQKAAPLAAKLSKMQAADGRTINAHTLSRVYVVDRPSWALGAARSIHQMLRLDTQEPIPGEPDASDIASGVELTAVLTFLSRKTLGQFDPFGPSMGAAVTGPAWPLSTADPRGNLLLVAPNILATQRAMVVDFEDFALWVALHEQTHALQFAAAPWLPQYLQGLTNDLITAFPTEGRLRDWSRSAASVLRGGNSIVDSILTAEQSEIFAKITTAMSILEGHADVIMDLVSSRDIANVAVLRRKFNSRRTSSTKRGDLIMRLSGMNAKMDQYRNGAKFVRAVRRRVGIQGVNALWQSPEHLPTPAELDSPADWVARVVK from the coding sequence ATGAGTGACGTGCCCACGGATAAATCAGCGGAATGGGAAGACGCGGCGCGGTTAGCGGGTCGCATTGTTCAACCTGGACCGGACGTTTCTAAAGCTAAAGCTATTGAGACTGTTGAGGTGTTGCGGTCGAGCGCCCAAAAGGCCGCTCCCCTTGCCGCGAAGCTCAGCAAAATGCAGGCCGCGGATGGACGCACCATCAATGCGCACACGCTGTCCAGGGTTTACGTGGTTGACCGCCCAAGTTGGGCGTTGGGTGCGGCTCGGTCTATTCACCAGATGCTGCGCCTAGATACTCAAGAGCCGATTCCCGGAGAACCCGACGCAAGCGATATTGCATCGGGTGTGGAATTGACCGCGGTCCTGACGTTCCTGTCGCGCAAGACGCTGGGGCAGTTTGATCCGTTTGGGCCGAGTATGGGGGCGGCCGTGACCGGTCCTGCTTGGCCGCTTTCCACGGCGGATCCACGTGGGAATCTCTTGCTAGTGGCACCAAATATCTTGGCCACGCAGCGCGCGATGGTGGTCGATTTCGAAGACTTTGCGCTTTGGGTAGCGCTACATGAACAAACGCACGCTTTGCAGTTCGCGGCGGCGCCGTGGTTGCCGCAGTATCTGCAGGGACTCACAAATGACCTCATCACCGCGTTCCCAACGGAAGGTCGGTTGCGAGACTGGTCGCGCAGCGCGGCCTCAGTCTTGCGGGGCGGTAATTCAATTGTTGACTCAATTTTGACGGCCGAGCAGAGCGAGATCTTCGCCAAAATCACAACGGCCATGTCTATCTTGGAAGGGCATGCTGACGTGATCATGGACTTGGTTTCCAGCCGTGATATCGCCAATGTTGCAGTCCTGCGCCGCAAGTTCAATTCCCGGCGCACAAGTTCTACCAAGCGGGGTGATCTGATCATGCGGCTCTCCGGGATGAACGCCAAAATGGATCAGTACCGCAATGGTGCAAAGTTTGTCCGCGCCGTGCGTCGCCGGGTGGGGATTCAAGGTGTCAATGCGCTGTGGCAGTCCCCTGAGCACTTGCCCACTCCCGCGGAACTAGATAGTCCCGCAGACTGGGTAGCGAGGGTAGTCAAATGA
- a CDS encoding D-alanyl-D-alanine carboxypeptidase, giving the protein MSVAGRTIGGVVAAAVLLAGGYLWADVHDFVPGYLTIAPAPAPPVPFPIIEVPTVNAELAAALPPIDTSKQRPTAAAVTKLVQEFARDQEVLGERVGVMVSDSLTGEVLAQVNAETRLVPASVQKVMAGAAAMAVLDTNRTLKTKVLSGLDGSIFLVGEGDMLLAAQAGNPDVINGRAGLLDLAQATAAQLEAAGIAQVQLYLDDSLFTGPDTGPWGLDMVTDGYAAPVATVAVDVGREQEGNYAPRFRDPAMQAAQQFAALLTQEGITVTQPTRKAFGQPGEGVSVVGDQVLAQVESAPLGEIVDYAMKISDNTLTEIIGHTIARELGFPASFDGAIKGILQTMGDLGLDTTGVSLVDASGLGDTSYVTARFINDLLNVMVSPEHPELREGAIGLAIAGMDGTLSSRFQDRNGRGLVRGKTGSLNNVTSLAGTVVTLDNRLLTFVVLTDETPGGQAGPRQAMDTLVEQLAECGCQ; this is encoded by the coding sequence GTGAGTGTTGCGGGCCGTACTATTGGGGGAGTTGTTGCCGCAGCGGTTCTTCTAGCGGGCGGATACCTGTGGGCAGACGTTCATGACTTCGTTCCGGGTTACCTCACTATCGCCCCCGCACCGGCGCCCCCTGTGCCATTTCCGATCATTGAAGTACCCACCGTTAACGCAGAACTAGCTGCCGCGTTGCCACCGATTGATACTTCCAAGCAACGCCCCACAGCAGCTGCGGTTACCAAACTGGTGCAAGAATTTGCTCGTGATCAAGAGGTCCTAGGTGAACGCGTTGGCGTCATGGTCAGTGACTCCTTAACCGGCGAAGTGCTTGCCCAAGTGAATGCGGAGACCAGATTGGTGCCGGCATCGGTCCAAAAGGTCATGGCTGGCGCCGCTGCTATGGCGGTGTTGGACACAAACCGGACGCTCAAGACCAAGGTATTGTCCGGGCTAGACGGCAGCATATTCCTAGTGGGCGAGGGCGATATGTTGCTCGCAGCCCAAGCGGGAAATCCAGACGTGATCAATGGGCGTGCGGGCCTTTTGGATCTCGCACAAGCGACCGCCGCCCAGTTGGAAGCCGCAGGGATCGCCCAAGTGCAGTTGTACCTTGATGATTCGTTGTTCACAGGCCCGGATACTGGTCCGTGGGGACTGGACATGGTGACCGATGGGTATGCGGCCCCGGTTGCGACCGTGGCGGTAGACGTAGGCCGGGAACAGGAAGGCAACTATGCCCCGCGTTTCCGGGATCCGGCAATGCAAGCCGCCCAGCAGTTTGCTGCCCTGTTAACTCAAGAGGGAATTACCGTCACTCAACCGACCCGCAAAGCCTTTGGGCAACCCGGTGAGGGGGTCAGCGTTGTTGGTGATCAAGTGCTAGCGCAAGTAGAGTCCGCACCCCTTGGGGAGATCGTGGACTACGCCATGAAGATTTCAGATAATACGTTGACAGAGATTATCGGTCACACGATCGCCCGCGAACTTGGCTTTCCAGCTAGTTTTGACGGGGCTATCAAGGGTATCTTGCAGACCATGGGGGATTTGGGATTGGACACGACCGGGGTATCTCTCGTAGACGCCTCGGGGCTGGGGGACACGTCCTACGTGACCGCGCGGTTTATCAATGACCTCCTCAATGTGATGGTTAGCCCCGAGCATCCGGAACTGCGCGAAGGTGCGATTGGACTTGCCATTGCAGGGATGGATGGCACACTGAGTAGCCGCTTCCAGGATCGTAACGGACGCGGACTCGTGCGCGGGAAAACAGGCAGCCTGAACAACGTGACCTCGCTGGCGGGGACCGTAGTTACCTTGGACAACAGGTTGCTCACGTTTGTTGTGCTCACGGATGAAACCCCGGGCGGGCAAGCAGGCCCGCGTCAAGCGATGGATACCCTTGTGGAGCAATTGGCGGAGTGCGGGTGCCAGTAG
- the folE gene encoding GTP cyclohydrolase I FolE — protein sequence MSEDLATTGGHVDLERAAAAVRELLIAVGEDPDREGLLDTPMRVAKAYGETFAGLHQDPMDVLTAAFDIGHDEMILVKDIELYSTCEHHLVPFHGVAHVGYIPGEDGRVTGLSKLARLVEVYARRPQVQERLTGQIADAMVQALKPRGVIVVVECEHLCMSMRGVRKPGSRTVTSAVRGQMRDSTTRAEAMSLILSK from the coding sequence ATGAGTGAGGACTTGGCCACCACGGGTGGACACGTAGACCTTGAGCGTGCCGCAGCAGCGGTACGTGAGCTCCTGATCGCGGTTGGTGAAGACCCCGACCGCGAGGGTCTGCTGGACACGCCAATGCGGGTGGCCAAGGCCTACGGCGAAACCTTTGCGGGTCTCCACCAGGACCCAATGGACGTTTTGACCGCGGCGTTCGATATTGGCCACGATGAAATGATCTTGGTCAAAGACATCGAACTGTATTCCACGTGTGAACACCACCTGGTGCCGTTCCACGGGGTGGCTCATGTTGGGTACATTCCGGGAGAAGACGGGCGGGTTACCGGGCTGTCCAAGCTCGCTCGCTTGGTCGAGGTTTATGCGCGCCGTCCCCAGGTTCAAGAGCGTCTGACCGGCCAAATCGCGGACGCAATGGTTCAAGCGCTCAAGCCCCGTGGCGTGATCGTTGTGGTTGAATGCGAGCACCTGTGCATGTCAATGCGCGGAGTCAGGAAGCCCGGTTCGCGCACGGTTACCTCGGCTGTACGCGGCCAAATGCGAGACAGCACCACGCGTGCGGAAGCTATGAGCCTCATACTGAGTAAGTGA